Proteins from a single region of Oncorhynchus tshawytscha isolate Ot180627B linkage group LG03, Otsh_v2.0, whole genome shotgun sequence:
- the LOC121841141 gene encoding protein S100-A1-like translates to MPSQLESSMESLITVFHRYADKDGDCNTLSKKELKDLMQTELASFLKSQKDPAAIDKIMKDLDQNGDGKVSFEEFVSLVVGLSIACEQIYQLHTQKVAAKK, encoded by the exons ATGCCGTCTCAGTTGGAGAGTTCCATGGAGTCCCTGATCACGGTGTTCCATCGCTATGCCGACAAGGACGGTGACTGTAACACACTGAGCAAGAAGGAGCTGAAAGACCTGATGCAGACAGAACTGGCCAGCTTCCTGAAG tCCCAGAAGGACCCAGCTGCCATAGACAAGATCATGAAGGATCTGGACCAGAATGGTGATGGGAAGGTGAGCTTCGAGGAGTTTGTCTCTCTGGTTGTGGGCCTCTCCATCGCCTGTGAACAGATCTACCAGCTCCACACCCAGAAGGTTGCTGCCAAGAAGTGA
- the LOC112238994 gene encoding protein S100-A5, with amino-acid sequence MSRLEKAIVSMVEVFEGYATKDDKNRQLSVTELAELMKKELASPEFHGKVEPAVLQEAMTNLDKNHDGEINFREFSMFLATLARGYYRASNKGKGNKGKPDKPE; translated from the exons ATGTCTCGTCTGGAGAAGGCCATTGTATCCATGGTGGAGGTGTTTGAGGGGTATGCTACAAAGGATGATAAGAATCGCCAGCTTAGCGTTACAGAGCTCGCAGAGCTGATGAAGAAAGAGCTGGCCAGCCCAGAGTTCcac ggaAAGGTGGAACCAGCAGTGCTCCAGGAGGCGATGACCAACCTGGATAAGAACCATGATGGGGAGATCAACTTCAGAGAGTTCTCCATGTTCTTGGCTACTCTGGCCAGGGGCTACTACAGAGCCAGTAACAAGGGCAAGGGCAACAAGGGCAAGCCTGACAAGCCTGAATGA